The stretch of DNA AGGGTCAGCCTCGAGAATGTGGTGACCGTAGGTTTGAATTAGAGTGCAAGGGAAACCGCACCAGTTTTCCCACGAAATACGGAAACTTTTATGTCCTAAACATCTCTTATGTTTACGGAACGCTTCGACTTGTGGATGTGAGTCTGGTCGATGAAAACTGCTCAATTCCTCGCAGTTCCATTGTCGATTCTTCAGACAGCTATCTAGAATACATAATAGCGAATGGAGCAGACACCATGTATCTGGTAAATTGCACGACAAAGATGAAGTCTTCTTCAGTTTATGTCGATGCTTCTCGTTGCCCAACCAATAGCTCTT from Gossypium hirsutum isolate 1008001.06 chromosome D04, Gossypium_hirsutum_v2.1, whole genome shotgun sequence encodes:
- the LOC121203393 gene encoding uncharacterized protein; amino-acid sequence: MNDWHFTLKNIPLFISSSELHRNLMMLRPRLVLFSVFALTLSLSPDVSDGRVGKSNHCNPSLCGHVNISHPFRLKGQPRECGDRRFELECKGNRTSFPTKYGNFYVLNISYVYGTLRLVDVSLVDENCSIPRSSIVDSSDSYLEYIIANGADTMYLVNCTTKMKSSSVYVDASRCPTNSSSSPWTYFYFPVSFSNISDFHHSCRFIC